The window TTATGGATTAATAGAGAAATGAATCGTCAAGTCAAGTGGCTTGTATGAGGACTACTGGAGCAAAATGTAACTTATTGAACATAGAATTATGGGTAATAAATGTAGATTTACTCAAATGTACAAACGAACCAACTCGCTAGATTCCATTGATGGTGAGAGAGGCGGGACTTTTGCGCTACCCGGATGACGCTACATCACCAAGCACCAATCAGGTGACCGGGTCTTGCGCAGTTCAtgggttcctttttttttttttttaacttcgcACATGcgcatttcattttgaaaatggcGGCCGTACAAGGTGGTCTCGTCGATGCGGATGAAGAGAAAGACATTAAATCAGAACCATCTAACGATGGCTGGGGAAATAATAATGCAAACGACGGGAGACTGCTCTCTACGTCGCCGGGCTCCAGTGCTCCGGCTGGAGGCACCAAAACTGCGGCGGGAGCCCCGGAGGACCAGCAAACGCTGCTGGCAGTCTTGCAGTTCCTCAGAAAGAACAAACTGAACGAGTCCGTCGAAATTTTGCGTCGCGAAGCGGGATTACCGGAGGATTCACTTGATCCGAAGGGGGCTGATTCCTCCGGGGCCGGCTCGGGGGGTGCTGCGGGCAATGTGGACATAGATGGCGGGGATGGCAGCTCTCTTCTCAGCCGGGTGACCGTCTCATCATCTGCCGGAGCCCAGGCACCAACAAAAGGTCACTGGCTACTGAAACACTGATGCACGGTTAACACAAACGCTTCCTCTTAATATAACGTAACCTACGActttaaccctaaccctaaccctccACTTACACAAACCAGTATGACGATAGAGATGTTATAGTTAAGTTATACATTCACTGAACATTAGCAAAACAAATGAAGTCCAAACTACCAAATAAAAGTGTATCCAACCTCTCAGCGagggaataaaaatgaaaaatagtaCTTCacgaaggtttttttttctttttctggtcATTCAGTGCACAGTTCCTGGTGTGTTCccaaatttgtgtttgtggtttagGGATGTActgataaagttttttttttttttttttttaatttgataccATTAACCAATATTTTCCAGTTCATATCAGTTGATACAGATAAAACGATTGTAAGACTTTCATTGCAAATGTAGGGGCTAAACAAATTGTGCTATCCAGACATGCCTGTTATAACAATGTCAGGAAGGTTAGACAACAACTCCTAATTTAAAGTCCAAAGTCCGTTTTTCCGGAGCTCTTaaccacatctcatggtcttgTTCAGTGAAAGGAGCTTGTACTTGTACAAAAGGCAACGTTGCTGTAGCTTAATTGACGGTTGAGGTAATCTTATAAAAAGTAGTACCAGTAGAATCCTGGTATAACTGCACATCTCACTCGGACTtctttttcagcagcagttgGGGAGGATCAGCCAGATGTCAATGTGGTGCTGTCAGCTTACAGCCAGCAGGGAGACCCGACTCTGTATGAAGTTTACTATAGCGGCCTCAAGAGATTTATAGAAGCAGTTTTGGACTGTCACAGAGCAGAACTGTCCCAGGTCTTCTACCCACTGTTTGTCCACATGTATCTGGAGTTGGTGTACAACAATCATGAAAGTGAGGCCAAGGCTTTCTTTGAAAAGTGAGTTTCCTTTTTccaataataaaacatgatttactTGACGTCCGTATAGGTTATATTCAATCCAGCACACGTCTAAAATCCTACCATGTTTTTCCATCTCCATCACAGGTTTAGTGGGGACCAAGAGTGCTATTATGAAGACGACTTGCGTGTTTTGTCTGGCCTGACAAAGAAGGAGCACATGAGAGGTAACGAGACCCTCCTCGACTTCCGCACCAGCAAGTTTGTCCTGCGCATCTCTCGTGATTCTTACCAGCTGCTGAAGAGACACCTGCAGGAGCGTCAGAACAACCAGATCTGGAATATTATCCAAGAGCACCTCTACATTGACATCTTTGATGGCATTCCACGCAGCAAGAGCCAGATCGATGCCATGTCTGGCAGCTTGGCTGGAGAGGCCAAGCGAGAGGCCAATAAGGCTAAGGTTGGCTTTATAAACCAATGTACATACAACAAGATTAGCATTTTCCATCTCTccccacaattttttttacaaccttgCTGAATTCATGACAAGCCCTTGTTTCATTGTTATTCAAACTACTGTAGGTTTACTATGGATTGCTGAAGGAACCGGAAATTGAGCTGCCTCTAGacgatgaggatgaggaggcagAGAATGAGGAGGGTAAACCCAAGAAGAAGAAACCCAAAAAGGACAGCATGGGCTCCAAGAGCAAGAAGCAGGATCCTAATGCACCTTCACAGAATAGGTatgggtttatttatttatttatttacttttaaaattctGCATTTGCACTGCTGGTATTATTGTCTAATCAAATTGCCTCACGAGGCCAAAGCAGGCGTGTTCCTGTAAAAGTTGGCTTTGACGCTGGGATAGAATTCAGTTGAAAGTCCCAGCACATTGTATCACAGCGATGTGTGTCCGCTGACTTCTCATTTATCTTGTAAAAACTGAAGTTTTGATGTGGGGGACGGACTTTTATTGCATGCAGCCATGCACTCCTGCTCCAGTGACCAACCTCACACATACGGCTTctgaataaaaacttttaatttgaagggaGTTACTTATCCACACACAGTGCAAGACAGTTAATTAGAAAATATTCAGCAATAGAGTCCCTTCTGGCATCATCTCCACTACTTAGGGTGTTCTACTTGCCAAAACTGCAAGTCCCTACATGTCACAAAGTTATAAAGAGACTATAGATACTTTAGTTATTTATTTGCGAGCTCTTCTTGAAAATGCTGTTTCCGTCATCTGTGACTGATGACAATTTTTTGTTTGCCACTGCTTAGGATACCTTTGCCAGAACTAAAGGATTCAGACAAGCTGGACAAGATCATGTACATGAAGGAGGCCACAAAGAGAATCCGCCTGGGACCAGATAACCTCCCCTCTATCTGTTTCTACTCTTTTCTAAACGCATACCAGGTAAAACCTCATGACCACAGTCATTCACTGGCTGTTTACACATGTAAGCAACCGGTAAAGTCTAGACTGTTAATTACGAATTTAAACTACAGTAGAAGTTATTTCTAATTATTATAACCTTTTGGGCTGCAGGGTTTGACGGCAGTGGACTTCACAGATGACTCCAGCCAGATTGCAGGAGGCTTTGCTGACTCCACAGTACGGGTTTGGAGTGTCACACCGAAAAAGCTCCGCAAGGTCAAGTCAGCAGCAGGTACAGTTTATGACACTGAATGAAGGTATCTTTACTTCTTTTATTGCTAGCAAATAACTGATCTAaaacttttcattgttttcatctcATCTTACCCATTTTCTCTTAAGACTTGAATCTAATTGACAAAGAGTCAGATGATGTGCTGGAGAGGATCATGGACGAGAAGACGGCCAGTGAGTCAAAGATCCTCTACGGACACAGTGGCCCCGTGTATGGGATCAGCTTCAGCCCGGACAGGTAAAACAGCTCTGATGCGCCTGGTGTTACATAAATCAGGCCTTCTGCAACAACTGGATAtatcttttcattattgattttaaaCATAAGGTAATTGCTGCCTATTTTGCATTTCAGAAACTACCTGTTGTCAAGTTCTGAAGATGGTACAGTCAGGCTGTGGAGTCTCCAAACATTTACTTGTCTAGTGGGCTACAAAGGCCACAATTACCCAGTATGGGACACCCAGTTTTCTCCCCACGGGTACTATTTTATCTCCGGGGGACATGACAGAGTTGCCCGGTAAGAAACTGCAGAACTTATTTGTTACTGTGTGAAATAATATTTCCATATACAGTCCTTCCATATTTTTCTgtaacacagacaaaaaaatactgtagatgCACAGCAGCACTGATCACAGATGTCTTTCGTTGTTCTGTGCTGTGCTGTCTCCTACAGTCTGTGGGCGACGGATCACTACCAGCCTCTACGGATGTTTTCTGGTCATCTAGCTGACGTCACTTGCACCCGTTTCCACCCCAACTCCAATTATGTGGCCACAGGGTCATCTGACCGCACCATCCGCGTCTGGGACGTCCTGAACGGAAACTGTGTCCGTATATTCACCGGCCATAAGGTCAGACGGGTCACCAGAGCAGTTCTCTGTTCTCTGGCCTCCCATTCTGTTGGTCGCAAGGGTTATCAACAGCCAATGTTGTGGTATGAAGTATTTATGAACTCAAACTGAGATCAAAAAGCATTATCAGGTTTTACTGAGTGTAACTTGAGTTACACACTGGGTTTGGTAGTTTTAACAAAATCTCAAATACATGCTTTAACACTGTGATGAGTACTGACAAAGACAAACGGTCCTGGGATTATTATATTGGCATCTTCCATGTCACACAGTGGCCTGTCCTCATTGTAAGCAAGCAGTGTTGAGTAAGTGACAAAACCTGAACTGTCACATCATCCTTACAGTACACTACCAACACTGTACACCAAAACAAGTGTTCAAGAAAAAATTGAGAAACCCTGAATCTTACATctatatgtttgatttgagcAAGTCCTTGCTAGTTACTGATGGATGTTTTGTCAGGTTGATTACTCAAGATTCTCTTGAGTAATCAACCTGATGCTAAATTCACGGATGTATAGGGCAGCACAGCCGGCAGAATTGAGTTCTGTAAAGACAACTACTGAGCCAGTCTTTTAACTTTATTCCCCCAGGGTCCTATCCATGCGCTGGCTTTCTCTCCCAATGGTAAGTTTTTGGCTTCTGGAGCCACTGACGGCAGAGTTCTTCTGTGGGACATTGGTCATGGACTGATGGTTGCAGAGCTGAAAGGCCACACAGATACCATCTATTCCCTCAGGTTCAGCAGGGATGGCGAGATCCTTGCCTCTGGTGGGTGTTCCACAACCTCTCTTAATACTTTTAATCAActatatgtatatttaatcaAATCTAGAGCCTGGTGAAGCCACAGAGCTCCGtagttacttttctttttgaggTTCTGCAATTCCATCTATCACATTCAGATTCACATTCAGAGTATCCTGCTTTCCCTAGGCTCCATGGACAACACAGTTCGTCTGTGGGACGCAATGAAAGCTTTCGATGATTTAGAGACTGACGACTTCACAGCAGCCACAGGACACATTCATCTACAAGATAACTCACAGGAGCTTCTGCTGGGCACCTACATGAGTAAATCCACACCTGTCATACACCTTCACTTCACCCGGAGGaacctgctgctggctgctgggGCCTACAATCCATAAGACATTTCTGAATTATGAGAAAAATCAGTTGAAACGTGAAATTGTTCAATGTTGGTCCCAGAGCTCCACAAATAACTAAGGAGGTTTACAGGGCAGtgggaataaaacaaaattgtaattaCCAGTTCACTTCCGATGTACATCTAGCTGTGAATGAGGATAAAGATTA is drawn from Xiphias gladius isolate SHS-SW01 ecotype Sanya breed wild chromosome 15, ASM1685928v1, whole genome shotgun sequence and contains these coding sequences:
- the taf5 gene encoding transcription initiation factor TFIID subunit 5 isoform X1, with amino-acid sequence MAAVQGGLVDADEEKDIKSEPSNDGWGNNNANDGRLLSTSPGSSAPAGGTKTAAGAPEDQQTLLAVLQFLRKNKLNESVEILRREAGLPEDSLDPKGADSSGAGSGGAAGNVDIDGGDGSSLLSRVTVSSSAGAQAPTKAAVGEDQPDVNVVLSAYSQQGDPTLYEVYYSGLKRFIEAVLDCHRAELSQVFYPLFVHMYLELVYNNHESEAKAFFEKFSGDQECYYEDDLRVLSGLTKKEHMRGNETLLDFRTSKFVLRISRDSYQLLKRHLQERQNNQIWNIIQEHLYIDIFDGIPRSKSQIDAMSGSLAGEAKREANKAKVYYGLLKEPEIELPLDDEDEEAENEEGKPKKKKPKKDSMGSKSKKQDPNAPSQNRIPLPELKDSDKLDKIMYMKEATKRIRLGPDNLPSICFYSFLNAYQGLTAVDFTDDSSQIAGGFADSTVRVWSVTPKKLRKVKSAADLNLIDKESDDVLERIMDEKTASESKILYGHSGPVYGISFSPDRNYLLSSSEDGTVRLWSLQTFTCLVGYKGHNYPVWDTQFSPHGYYFISGGHDRVARLWATDHYQPLRMFSGHLADVTCTRFHPNSNYVATGSSDRTIRVWDVLNGNCVRIFTGHKGPIHALAFSPNGKFLASGATDGRVLLWDIGHGLMVAELKGHTDTIYSLRFSRDGEILASGSMDNTVRLWDAMKAFDDLETDDFTAATGHIHLQDNSQELLLGTYMSKSTPVIHLHFTRRNLLLAAGAYNP
- the taf5 gene encoding transcription initiation factor TFIID subunit 5 isoform X2; protein product: MAAVQGGLVDADEEKDIKSEPSNDGWGNNNANDGRLLSTSPGSSAPAGGTKTAAGAPEDQQTLLAVLQFLRKNKLNESVEILRREAGLPEDSLDPKGADSSGAGSGGAAGNVDIDGGDGSSLLSRVTVSSSAGAQAPTKAVGEDQPDVNVVLSAYSQQGDPTLYEVYYSGLKRFIEAVLDCHRAELSQVFYPLFVHMYLELVYNNHESEAKAFFEKFSGDQECYYEDDLRVLSGLTKKEHMRGNETLLDFRTSKFVLRISRDSYQLLKRHLQERQNNQIWNIIQEHLYIDIFDGIPRSKSQIDAMSGSLAGEAKREANKAKVYYGLLKEPEIELPLDDEDEEAENEEGKPKKKKPKKDSMGSKSKKQDPNAPSQNRIPLPELKDSDKLDKIMYMKEATKRIRLGPDNLPSICFYSFLNAYQGLTAVDFTDDSSQIAGGFADSTVRVWSVTPKKLRKVKSAADLNLIDKESDDVLERIMDEKTASESKILYGHSGPVYGISFSPDRNYLLSSSEDGTVRLWSLQTFTCLVGYKGHNYPVWDTQFSPHGYYFISGGHDRVARLWATDHYQPLRMFSGHLADVTCTRFHPNSNYVATGSSDRTIRVWDVLNGNCVRIFTGHKGPIHALAFSPNGKFLASGATDGRVLLWDIGHGLMVAELKGHTDTIYSLRFSRDGEILASGSMDNTVRLWDAMKAFDDLETDDFTAATGHIHLQDNSQELLLGTYMSKSTPVIHLHFTRRNLLLAAGAYNP